The following proteins are co-located in the Apis mellifera strain DH4 linkage group LG11, Amel_HAv3.1, whole genome shotgun sequence genome:
- the LOC408358 gene encoding RB1-inducible coiled-coil protein 1 isoform X5 produces MLYIFHVDTGTTITFDIKLALQTVAQLKEAIERECGVVSAHQVLLMSGGESLEPTARVCSYSAGTDTNPIYLFSKAAIESHLPPTPSIDYGSDVDLQNQIDASLAMPATYQTLIARAQLAQQCCGLAREQTRICERLVHDQHLQQQGWAAVVANLEDITQMFQSRADLLQQSFAVYLSERQRHMELLENFNADLGTLAKIPILPALRAQAEGLLSPDEQPSQPEKDTEGREKVLSLLRWISAKDNQSSLEQVAEQCSRGLEQFDERVMEALKAEVNAAIDSANKQDMKEIKGLGERLFALEQLMAQTKKLVQEQGELAQGFLQNQSRANNLGDASVLPDLCTSHRRQLLVMLQNHNKLRDIRRRCTKAKEELSVNIYHRLKWIMYVENKMMEVDGKLVMYHESLKRLRRHLEVLQQIHLAPQMYMNAVAEVVRRRTFSQAFLVWASNLACQLLTVHSEELARRREFQSKFDGHFLNTLFPGLEDTPPPFATQAPSVFDNGLPKLTAEDMESLRSQLPDLALTISSPDLNSITQFFLSKSLTSTDENNKEKDGASMRVDAAAKEQERARAPMLFDRGGFESETDTEEFEKIGQGATDSKPESFDGAKQTRQKQLEENLGNTREEVERLRSMMKAMKAVVHEALRSVRKELAVLRDRSSEGAAGLSKTTDQVREALSLYARECDRRLREREQELTVDHELEMADVKKMIENREEEICTLKRSVIEKESELAEHERLISTMRQKLESEQTEMRDLQTRLHQQLEEALEQARAEKESAVKNANDERFLEIASLTNSVTQCQKRIQELEKSLDTARSDQKRMVKEATEKLQMEYKSELQSIRSRFKLMTASSTMESSPSDSTDKIERPDFIELAGHVLSTASQDAMKQEKRSIEDERTDCVAKLVHDLRLATQVIEEKDREMEMFRRREVALTDECKRYKSTIRRLTESENFKGEPGLHKESSDEQLEMSQSSLEEVAKNLETEKDLEVEVSESKKVRLEASDDEPSCLARRLEMLENENKRLSAELQSLRESKESAEAKIEALEADKVRLEIELVKERPRNFAAPDSSSSSECREKDMNASVAVVSESSARRDAATSPKPQRRCGCTTCLTHVQKKMQKTATKLVEMGHITATSCDPGDNVLMFWDPTHGTYTLYQESTTLYFLNTDSSSELDLGSNPDETKNTQSIVEVVDKQYCHARKSENRYRVRRGTKFYRVVVKPVSNSAAMLASVQQE; encoded by the exons ATGTCGATCTTCAAAATCAGATCGACGCGTCGCTCGCGATGCCGGCCACCTACCAGACCCTGATCGCCCGCGCCCAGTTGGCGCAGCAGTGCTGCGGATTGGCGCGGGAGCAGACGAGGATCTGCGAGAGGCTGGTCCACGATCAGCACCTCCAGCAACAGGGGTGGGCTGCCGTGGTCGCGAATCTGGAGGACATCACTCAGATGTTCCAGTCACGGGCCGACCTCCTGCAGCAGAGCTTCGCCGTTTACTTGTCGGAGAGGCAGCGGCACATGGAACTACTCGAAAA CTTCAACGCGGACCTGGGCACCCTAGCGAAAATTCCAATCCTGCCAGCGCTGAGGGCCCAGGCGGAGGGTTTGCTGAGCCCGGACGAGCAACCGAGTCAGCCTGAGAAGGACACGGAGGGTAGGGAGAAGGTTCTGAGCCTGCTCCGGTGGATCTCGGCGAAAGACAATCAAAGCAGTTTGGAGCAGGTTGCGGAGCAGTGTTCGAGGGGTCTGGAGCAGTTCGACGAGAGGGTGATGGAGGCGTTGAAGGCCGAGGTGAACGCGGCCATAGACAGCGCGAACAAGCAGGACATGAAGGAGATCAAGGGGCTTGGCGAGAGGCTGTTCGCTTTGGAGCAGCTGATGGCGCAGACGAAGAAGCTGGTCCAGGAGCAGGGGGAGCTCGCCCAGGGTTTCCTCCAGAACCAGAGCCGGGCGAACAACTTGGGCGACGCGAGCGTGCTCCCCGACCTGTGCACGTCGCACAGGCGCCAGCTGCTCGTCATGCTGCAGAACCACAACAAGCTGCGCGACATCAGGCGTAGGTGCACCAAGGCGAAGGAGGAGCTGTCCGTGAACATCTATCACCGGCTCAAGTGGATCATGTACGTGGAGAACAAGATGATGGAGGTGGACGGCAAGTTGGTCATGTATCACGAGAGCCTGAAACGTCTGAGAAGGCACCTCGAGGTGTTGCAGCAGATCCATCTCGCGCCCCAGATGTACATGAACGCCGTGGCCGAGGTCGTTCGTAGGAGAACGTTCTCGCAAGCTTTCCTGGTCTGGGCGAGCAACCTGGCCTGCCAATTGCTCACCGTTCACAGCGAGGAATTGGCACGTAGAAGGGAGTTTCAGAGCAAATTCGACGGCCACTTCCTCAACACGTTGTTCCCAGGCCTCGAGGACACGCCACCGCCGTTCGCCACCCAGGCGCCGTCCGTTTTCGACAACGGATTGCCAAAG TTGACGGCCGAGGATATGGAATCTCTGAGATCTCAGCTACCCGATCTGGCGCTCACCATCTCGTCGCCAGATTTGAACAGCATCACCCAGTTCTTCCTGTCCAAGAGTCTCACCAGCACGGACGAGAACAACAAGGAGAAGGACGGCGCCTCGATGCGCGTGGACGCGGCCGCGAAGGAGCAGGAACGGGCCAGGGCGCCGATGTTGTTCGACAG GGGTGGTTTCGAATCGGAGACGGACACGGAGGAGTTCGAGAAGATCGGGCAGGGCGCGACGGACTCTAAACCGGAGTCCTTCGATGGCGCGAAACAAACGCGTCAGAAGCAATTGGAG GAGAATCTTGGCAACACTCGGGAGGAGGTGGAGAGGCTCCGTTCCATGATGAAAGCGATGAAGGCGGTGGTGCACGAGGCGTTGAGGTCCGTTCGCAAGGAGTTGGCCGTTCTCAGGGATCGATCGAGCGAGGGTGCGGCCGGTCTCTCGAAGACGACGGACCAAGTGCGCGAGGCCCTGTCGTTGTACGCGCGCGAGTGCGACCGCCGTCTTCGGGAGCGGGAGCAAGAGTTGACGGTGGACCACGAGCTCGAGATGGCGGACGTGAAGAAGATGATAGAGAATCGGGAGGAGGAGATATGCACGTTGAAGCGGAGCGTGATCGAGAAGGAGAGCGAGCTGGCGGAGCACGAGCGTTTGATATCGACCATGAGGCAAAAGTTGGAGAGCGAGCAAACGGAGATGAGGGATCTGCAAACGCGTCTCCACCAACAGTTGGAGGAGGCTTTGGAGCAGGCGCGGGCCGAGAAAGAGTCGGCGGTGAAGAACGCCAACGACGAGAGATTCTTGGAGATAGCGTCGCTCACCAACTCCGTCACGCAATGCCAGAAACGTATCCAAGAGTTGGAGAAGAGTTTGGACACGGCGCGCAGCGATCAGAAGAGGATGGTGAAGGAGGCGACCGAGAAGCTGCAGATGGAGTACAAGAGCGAGTTGCAGTCGATCAGGAGCCGGTTCAAGCTGATGACAGCTTCCTCTACCATGGAGAGCAGCCCGAGCGACAGCACCGACAAGATCGAA aGACCAGACTTCATCGAGTTGGCCGGCCACGTGTTGAGCACGGCGTCGCAAGACGCAATGAAGCAGGAGAAGCGGAGCATCGAGGACGAGCGTACGGACTGCGTGGCGAAATTGGTGCACGATCTGCGATTGGCCACGCAGGTGATCGAGGAGAAGGACAGAGAGATGGAGATGTTCAGGAGAAGGGAGGTAGCGTTGACGGACGAGTGCAAGCGTTACAAGAGCACGATCAGGCGTTTGACCGAGTCGGAGAATTTTAAGGGCGAGCCCGGTTTGCACAAGGAGAGCAGCGACGAGCAGCTGGAGATGAGCCAGAGCAGCTTGGAGGAGGTTGCGAAGAACTTGGAGACGGAGAAGGACTTGGAGGTGGAGGTGTCCGAGTCGAAGAAGGTGCGGTTGGAGGCGAGCGACGACGAGCCGAGCTGCCTCGCGAGACGGCTCGAGATGCTGGAGAACGAGAACAAGAGGTTGAGCGCCGAGCTGCAATCGCTCCGCGAGAGCAAAGAGTCGGCCGAGGCGAAGATAGAGGCCTTGGAGGCGGACAAGGTCCGGCTCGAGATCGAGCTGGTGAAGGAGCGCCCTAGGAACTTCGCCGCCCCCGactcctcgtcctcgtccgaGTGCCGCGAGAAGGATATGAACGCCTCGGTGGCGGTGGTCTCCGAGTCGAGCGCGCGCAGGGACGCGGCGACCAGCCCCAAGCCGCAGCGCCGATGCGGCTGCACCACGTGCCTCACCCACGTCCAGAAGAAGATGCAGAAGACGGCTACGAAGCTCGTCGAGATGGGCCACATCACCGCGACCAGCTGCGATCCCGGGGATAACGTGTTGATGTTCTGGGATCCGACCCACGGCACGTACACGTTGTACCAGGAGTCGACGACACTCTACTTCCTCAACACGGATTCCTCTTCCGAGTTGGATCTCGGCTCGAATCCCGACGAGACGAAGAATACTCAGAGCATCGTCGAGGTTGTGGATAAACAGTACTGTCACGCTAGAAAg TCAGAGAATCGATATCGCGTACGACGCGGTACCAAATTCTATCGCGTGGTCGTGAAACCTGTGAGCAACAGTGCAGCTATGTTGGCGAGCGTTCAGCAAGAATAG
- the LOC408358 gene encoding RB1-inducible coiled-coil protein 1 isoform X2: MLYIFHVDTGTTITFDIKLALQTVAQLKEAIERECGVVSAHQVLLMSGGESLEPTARVCSYSAGTDTNPIYLFSKAAIESHLPPTPSIDYGSDVDLQNQIDASLAMPATYQTLIARAQLAQQCCGLAREQTRICERLVHDQHLQQQGWAAVVANLEDITQMFQSRADLLQQSFAVYLSERQRHMELLENFNADLGTLAKIPILPALRAQAEGLLSPDEQPSQPEKDTEGREKVLSLLRWISAKDNQSSLEQVAEQCSRGLEQFDERVMEALKAEVNAAIDSANKQDMKEIKGLGERLFALEQLMAQTKKLVQEQGELAQGFLQNQSRANNLGDASVLPDLCTSHRRQLLVMLQNHNKLRDIRRRCTKAKEELSVNIYHRLKWIMYVENKMMEVDGKLVMYHESLKRLRRHLEVLQQIHLAPQMYMNAVAEVVRRRTFSQAFLVWASNLACQLLTVHSEELARRREFQSKFDGHFLNTLFPGLEDTPPPFATQAPSVFDNGLPKLTAEDMESLRSQLPDLALTISSPDLNSITQFFLSKSLTSTDENNKEKDGASMRVDAAAKEQERARAPMLFDRGGFESETDTEEFEKIGQGATDSKPESFDGAKQTRQKQLEVGASRSVSPASSTSTNVSPLNSKVADLTNRSSSSSEPGSFHFPSLSVSERPAQLSPLTECAENGESSCLLHHRATVTTNCLPKYHETPSSTMPAEEPNSLSPNPPSSLSRSVMCDGQQQQQQQQQRHQLSGSGGSSPSVGVGATDFMGTEFYMDESLPSSLSEHPADGQHQAIVSLLQENLGNTREEVERLRSMMKAMKAVVHEALRSVRKELAVLRDRSSEGAAGLSKTTDQVREALSLYARECDRRLREREQELTVDHELEMADVKKMIENREEEICTLKRSVIEKESELAEHERLISTMRQKLESEQTEMRDLQTRLHQQLEEALEQARAEKESAVKNANDERFLEIASLTNSVTQCQKRIQELEKSLDTARSDQKRMVKEATEKLQMEYKSELQSIRSRFKLMTASSTMESSPSDSTDKIERPDFIELAGHVLSTASQDAMKQEKRSIEDERTDCVAKLVHDLRLATQVIEEKDREMEMFRRREVALTDECKRYKSTIRRLTESENFKGEPGLHKESSDEQLEMSQSSLEEVAKNLETEKDLEVEVSESKKVRLEASDDEPSCLARRLEMLENENKRLSAELQSLRESKESAEAKIEALEADKVRLEIELVKERPRNFAAPDSSSSSECREKDMNASVAVVSESSARRDAATSPKPQRRCGCTTCLTHVQKKMQKTATKLVEMGHITATSCDPGDNVLMFWDPTHGTYTLYQESTTLYFLNTDSSSELDLGSNPDETKNTQSIVEVVDKQYCHARKSENRYRVRRGTKFYRVVVKPVSNSAAMLASVQQE; encoded by the exons ATGTCGATCTTCAAAATCAGATCGACGCGTCGCTCGCGATGCCGGCCACCTACCAGACCCTGATCGCCCGCGCCCAGTTGGCGCAGCAGTGCTGCGGATTGGCGCGGGAGCAGACGAGGATCTGCGAGAGGCTGGTCCACGATCAGCACCTCCAGCAACAGGGGTGGGCTGCCGTGGTCGCGAATCTGGAGGACATCACTCAGATGTTCCAGTCACGGGCCGACCTCCTGCAGCAGAGCTTCGCCGTTTACTTGTCGGAGAGGCAGCGGCACATGGAACTACTCGAAAA CTTCAACGCGGACCTGGGCACCCTAGCGAAAATTCCAATCCTGCCAGCGCTGAGGGCCCAGGCGGAGGGTTTGCTGAGCCCGGACGAGCAACCGAGTCAGCCTGAGAAGGACACGGAGGGTAGGGAGAAGGTTCTGAGCCTGCTCCGGTGGATCTCGGCGAAAGACAATCAAAGCAGTTTGGAGCAGGTTGCGGAGCAGTGTTCGAGGGGTCTGGAGCAGTTCGACGAGAGGGTGATGGAGGCGTTGAAGGCCGAGGTGAACGCGGCCATAGACAGCGCGAACAAGCAGGACATGAAGGAGATCAAGGGGCTTGGCGAGAGGCTGTTCGCTTTGGAGCAGCTGATGGCGCAGACGAAGAAGCTGGTCCAGGAGCAGGGGGAGCTCGCCCAGGGTTTCCTCCAGAACCAGAGCCGGGCGAACAACTTGGGCGACGCGAGCGTGCTCCCCGACCTGTGCACGTCGCACAGGCGCCAGCTGCTCGTCATGCTGCAGAACCACAACAAGCTGCGCGACATCAGGCGTAGGTGCACCAAGGCGAAGGAGGAGCTGTCCGTGAACATCTATCACCGGCTCAAGTGGATCATGTACGTGGAGAACAAGATGATGGAGGTGGACGGCAAGTTGGTCATGTATCACGAGAGCCTGAAACGTCTGAGAAGGCACCTCGAGGTGTTGCAGCAGATCCATCTCGCGCCCCAGATGTACATGAACGCCGTGGCCGAGGTCGTTCGTAGGAGAACGTTCTCGCAAGCTTTCCTGGTCTGGGCGAGCAACCTGGCCTGCCAATTGCTCACCGTTCACAGCGAGGAATTGGCACGTAGAAGGGAGTTTCAGAGCAAATTCGACGGCCACTTCCTCAACACGTTGTTCCCAGGCCTCGAGGACACGCCACCGCCGTTCGCCACCCAGGCGCCGTCCGTTTTCGACAACGGATTGCCAAAG TTGACGGCCGAGGATATGGAATCTCTGAGATCTCAGCTACCCGATCTGGCGCTCACCATCTCGTCGCCAGATTTGAACAGCATCACCCAGTTCTTCCTGTCCAAGAGTCTCACCAGCACGGACGAGAACAACAAGGAGAAGGACGGCGCCTCGATGCGCGTGGACGCGGCCGCGAAGGAGCAGGAACGGGCCAGGGCGCCGATGTTGTTCGACAG GGGTGGTTTCGAATCGGAGACGGACACGGAGGAGTTCGAGAAGATCGGGCAGGGCGCGACGGACTCTAAACCGGAGTCCTTCGATGGCGCGAAACAAACGCGTCAGAAGCAATTGGAGGTTGGTGCCTCGCGAAGCGTCTCCCCCGCTTCCTCGACCTCGACTAACGTATCCCCGCTTAATTCGAAAGTCGCGGACCTGACGAACCGGTCATCCTCCTCGAGCGAGCCTGGATCCTTCCATTTTCCCAGTCTGTCCGTGAGCGAGCGTCCGGCTCAGCTGAGCCCGCTAACCGAGTGCGCCGAGAACGGCGAGTCGAGCTGTTTGCTTCACCACCGTGCCACCGTCACCACCAACTGTCTTCCTAAATATCACGAGACGCCGTCGAGCACGATGCCCGCCGAGGAGCCAAACTCCCTAAGTCCgaatcctccctcctccctgtCACGGTCCGTGATGTGCGACGgccagcagcagcagcagcagcagcagcaacgcCACCAGCTGTCGGGCAGTGGCGGTAGCAGCCCATCCGTGGGAGTTGGGGCTACCGACTTCATGGGTACTGAATTTTACATGGACGAGTCCCTGCCGAGCAGCCTCAGCGAGCATCCCGCGGACGGCCAGCACCAGGCTATCGTTTCCCTTCTCCAG GAGAATCTTGGCAACACTCGGGAGGAGGTGGAGAGGCTCCGTTCCATGATGAAAGCGATGAAGGCGGTGGTGCACGAGGCGTTGAGGTCCGTTCGCAAGGAGTTGGCCGTTCTCAGGGATCGATCGAGCGAGGGTGCGGCCGGTCTCTCGAAGACGACGGACCAAGTGCGCGAGGCCCTGTCGTTGTACGCGCGCGAGTGCGACCGCCGTCTTCGGGAGCGGGAGCAAGAGTTGACGGTGGACCACGAGCTCGAGATGGCGGACGTGAAGAAGATGATAGAGAATCGGGAGGAGGAGATATGCACGTTGAAGCGGAGCGTGATCGAGAAGGAGAGCGAGCTGGCGGAGCACGAGCGTTTGATATCGACCATGAGGCAAAAGTTGGAGAGCGAGCAAACGGAGATGAGGGATCTGCAAACGCGTCTCCACCAACAGTTGGAGGAGGCTTTGGAGCAGGCGCGGGCCGAGAAAGAGTCGGCGGTGAAGAACGCCAACGACGAGAGATTCTTGGAGATAGCGTCGCTCACCAACTCCGTCACGCAATGCCAGAAACGTATCCAAGAGTTGGAGAAGAGTTTGGACACGGCGCGCAGCGATCAGAAGAGGATGGTGAAGGAGGCGACCGAGAAGCTGCAGATGGAGTACAAGAGCGAGTTGCAGTCGATCAGGAGCCGGTTCAAGCTGATGACAGCTTCCTCTACCATGGAGAGCAGCCCGAGCGACAGCACCGACAAGATCGAA aGACCAGACTTCATCGAGTTGGCCGGCCACGTGTTGAGCACGGCGTCGCAAGACGCAATGAAGCAGGAGAAGCGGAGCATCGAGGACGAGCGTACGGACTGCGTGGCGAAATTGGTGCACGATCTGCGATTGGCCACGCAGGTGATCGAGGAGAAGGACAGAGAGATGGAGATGTTCAGGAGAAGGGAGGTAGCGTTGACGGACGAGTGCAAGCGTTACAAGAGCACGATCAGGCGTTTGACCGAGTCGGAGAATTTTAAGGGCGAGCCCGGTTTGCACAAGGAGAGCAGCGACGAGCAGCTGGAGATGAGCCAGAGCAGCTTGGAGGAGGTTGCGAAGAACTTGGAGACGGAGAAGGACTTGGAGGTGGAGGTGTCCGAGTCGAAGAAGGTGCGGTTGGAGGCGAGCGACGACGAGCCGAGCTGCCTCGCGAGACGGCTCGAGATGCTGGAGAACGAGAACAAGAGGTTGAGCGCCGAGCTGCAATCGCTCCGCGAGAGCAAAGAGTCGGCCGAGGCGAAGATAGAGGCCTTGGAGGCGGACAAGGTCCGGCTCGAGATCGAGCTGGTGAAGGAGCGCCCTAGGAACTTCGCCGCCCCCGactcctcgtcctcgtccgaGTGCCGCGAGAAGGATATGAACGCCTCGGTGGCGGTGGTCTCCGAGTCGAGCGCGCGCAGGGACGCGGCGACCAGCCCCAAGCCGCAGCGCCGATGCGGCTGCACCACGTGCCTCACCCACGTCCAGAAGAAGATGCAGAAGACGGCTACGAAGCTCGTCGAGATGGGCCACATCACCGCGACCAGCTGCGATCCCGGGGATAACGTGTTGATGTTCTGGGATCCGACCCACGGCACGTACACGTTGTACCAGGAGTCGACGACACTCTACTTCCTCAACACGGATTCCTCTTCCGAGTTGGATCTCGGCTCGAATCCCGACGAGACGAAGAATACTCAGAGCATCGTCGAGGTTGTGGATAAACAGTACTGTCACGCTAGAAAg TCAGAGAATCGATATCGCGTACGACGCGGTACCAAATTCTATCGCGTGGTCGTGAAACCTGTGAGCAACAGTGCAGCTATGTTGGCGAGCGTTCAGCAAGAATAG